From the genome of Candidatus Hydrogenedentota bacterium:
TTCCCGTTCCGCGGCCTCAATCCAGCTGGCGGGAGACGGCGCTACGTGCCCGCGCGCCCGCCGAGTTCCGCGAGCGTCAGCGTACGCGCGCCTGCTGTCTGCAGCACGGCCAATGCCGCGCCCGGGTCGTCGAAGACGATGATAATGACCGCCTTGCGGTCCGCACCGTGCGTGAAGGCATACATGTAGGCAATGTTGACGGCGTGTTCCGCGAGCACGGCGAGGATCGAAGCGAGCCCGCCGGGCCGGTCCTCGACTTCGACCGCGATAACATCGGTGGTGTTGACGGCGTATCCCGCATCGGCGAGCACCTGCTTCGTTTTCGCCGGGTCGCGCACGATGAGATGAAACACGCCGAAATCCTTGGTGTCGGCCAAGGTCAGCGTAAGGATGTCGACGCCGGCGCCGGCGAGCACCTCGCAGACGCGCAGGGTGCGCCCGGGCTTGTTTTCGAGAAAGACGGATATCTGCTGTATTTTCATGGTCAGACCCTTTTCCCGGCGTTCATTTCGGCCGGTTGTCGATCACGCGCCTGGCCTTGCCTTCGCTGCGCGCGATGGTGTTGGGTTCGACAAGGCGCACGGGGATGCGCAGGTTCACGATACGCTCGATAGACTGCGCCAGCCGCTCCTGGAGTTCGCGGAGGGCGCCGACTTTGTCGCTGAGTATTGCGGGCGTTACTTCCACCTGCACTTCCATGCGGTCCAGCGTGCCGTCGTTCGTCAGCACGATCTGGTAATGCGGCAGCGTCTCTTCCGCCGCGAGCAGCGCGGCCTCGACCTGCGACGGGAACACGTTCACGCCGCGGATGATAATCATGTCGTCGCTGCGACGGCTGATCCGCGCAATGCGCCGCACCGTGCGCCCGCAGGGGCACGGTTCGGCGATAATCCGCGTGATATCCCGGGTGCGATAGCGGATCATCGGCATCGCCCACTTCGTTAGCGTGGTAAAGACCAGTTCGCCCTCCTCGCCGTCGGCCAGCGGTTCAAGCGTCCGCGGGTCTATAATCTCGGGGTAGAAATGGTCCTCGAAAATGTGCAGCCCGTGCTGGCAGTAGCACTCCGCGCCGACGCCCGGCCCGATAATCTCCGAAAGGCCGTAGATGTCGTAGGCCTTGATGCCCGCGCCGTTCTCGATGCGTTTGCGCATGGCCTCGGTCCAGGGTTCCGCGCCGAAAACGCCGACGGAGAGCGGCAACGACATGAGGTCGATGCCCAGTTCGCCGGCGCGCTCGATGAGCCGCAGGAAATAGCTGGGCGTCGAGCAGATCACGGTGACGCCAAAATCGCGAATGGTCATCAGTTGCCGGTCGGTGTTGCCGCTTGAAATGGGAATCACCATGGCTCCGAGTGCTTCCGCGCCGTAGTGCGCGCCGAGACCACCGGTGAACAAGCCGTACCCGTACGCGTTCTGCACGATGTCGTTCTGCGTCACGCCGTAGGACGCGAAGGCGCGCATCATCACCTCCGCCCACATGTCCTTGTCCTGCCGCGTGTAGGATACGACAATCGGCTTGCCGGTCATGCCACTCGATGCGTGAAGCCGCACCACGTCCTTCATGGGCACCGCGAAGAGGCCAAAGGGGTACGTGTCTCGAAGGTCGGTTTTGACCGTGAACGGCAGCCGCTGAATATCCTCCAGCGACGAGATTGCGTCTGGCGTGAGGCCCCGCTCCAACATGCGTTCACGGAACAGCTGCACATTGTCGAACGTGTGCCGCACAATGGTTTGCAGCCGGTCCCGTTGCAGGGCGCGCAACTGCGCCTGCGGCAGAAAATCCATCGCGCTGATGGCCTGCAGCCTCGGCACGGCCTCCGGGTTCGCCTTCATGTTGTTCCCACTTCCTCTGTGTTACGGCACGCCCGCCGCGCGGTCCCCGTAGCGGGCCCGTTCATGCGCCGCGCCCACCTGAAACGCCTTCCGGTTAACGTCCAGCAAGCGCGCTGGAAACGAGGCTTCGATGGCTTGCGCCCACGAGTCCGCTTTCAACGGCAGGTGCACGCTCAACCGGCCGAGCATGGTCACGTTGTGCGCCTTGCCGCCCGGCTGCGCGATGGCGAGTCCGTCGCTCCCTTCCGGAAGTTCCATGGCTTCCGGCGCGAACAACAGCCCGCCCGGCGCGAGCAGGTGCCGGTTGTTGTCCAACTGGGATGCTTCGAGCAGCACCAGGTACTCCACTTCGCCCGCGGGCGGCATCGGACTGAACACGCGCCGGCCGAACCGCACTTCACTGCGCACGGAGCCGCCGCGCTGGCTCATACCGTGCACTTCCGCTTTCTTTACGTCGTAGCCTTCGAGATAGGCGGCATGCGCCAGGATGTCCGACGCCTTGATAACGCCCGTGCCTCCCAGCCCCGCGAAAACGACGTTCGTGACCTTATCCCTGCTCATGAGCACGCGCTTCCGTCTGTTGCAAGGCCGCTTGTTTCTTTTCGAGCAGGCGGCACGACCGCCGCAGCACGATGACGCTCAGGCGGCGGCAGTCCAGCGCCGCCCGCAACGCGCCCTCCAGGTCGCCCAATTCCTCGACCACCGCCACGTGGTCAACGCCCATCGCCTCGGCCACCTTCTCCGGCGCAATCGCGTGCGTGTAATCGCCGCGCAGGGTCCTGCCCGTGCCCGGGTGCCCCTGCAGTCCCGTCATCGCCGTGGTGCCATTATCGAGAATGACCACGACATGCCCGCTGGGCGGCGGGCAATACACCATCTGCGCGATGCCGGTCAGACCGCTGTGGAAGAAGGTGCTGTCGCCGATGACGCTCACGACGCGCTTCGCCTCCGCTTCCGGAAGGCTGTAGCGAAGGCCCAGGCCCATGCCGATGCTCGCGCCCATGCAGAGCTGGCTGTCCATCGCCTCGAGCGGCGGCAACGCGGCCAGCGTGTAGCAGCCGATATCGCCGGCGACAATGCAATCGAGCTTGCGCAGCACGGCAAAGGCGAACCGGTGCGGGCAGCCCAGACACAGTTGTGGCGGCTTGTCCGGCGGCAGTTTTTGTTGTTCCTCCGGTTCGCCCGAGAGCCGTCTGCGCACGCGCGACACGTTCAACTCGCCGAACCGGTAGGACTCCGGGCGCCGCTCCACCGGGATACCGTGCGCCAGCAGCGATTCCTCGAGGACCGGGTCCCCCTCCTCGATGACCAGACACCGTTCGTGTTCCGCCCGGAAACGGCGGATACGCTCATACGGCAGCGGATACACCATCGCCAGTTTCAGGAGGTCCGCGTCCGGCGCGGCTTCGCGCGTGTGCTGGTACGCCACGCCCGACGTGATGATGCCCAAGGCGCCGCCCGGGCCGTGCTCCGTGTTCAGCGCGGTATCCTCGTTCCAGTCCGCGATGCGACGCAACCGCTCCCGCAGCCGCCGGTGCGCGGGCCGCGCATGGCCGGGGATCATCACGCGGCCGCGGATGTTCCGCTCAAAATGCGCTTGCGCCGGGTCTGGTTCCGGTTCGCGCGGCGCGACAATGCTCTGCGAATGACAGACCCGCGTCGTGAGCCGCAGCATGACCGGCATGTCCCACGCATCCGACAGGCGCAACGCCTCGAGCATGTAATCGTAGGCTTCCTGCGAATCCGACGGTTCCAGCGTGGGCACGCCCGCGGCTATGGCATAGCGGCGGCTGTCCTGTTCATTCTGGCTCGAGGCCATGCCGGGGTCGTCCGCGCACACGATCACCAGCGAACCTTCCACGCCCGTGTACGCCGCGGAGAAGAACGGGTCCGCGGCGACGTTCAGGCCCACGTGCT
Proteins encoded in this window:
- a CDS encoding ACT domain-containing protein, whose translation is MKIQQISVFLENKPGRTLRVCEVLAGAGVDILTLTLADTKDFGVFHLIVRDPAKTKQVLADAGYAVNTTDVIAVEVEDRPGGLASILAVLAEHAVNIAYMYAFTHGADRKAVIIIVFDDPGAALAVLQTAGARTLTLAELGGRAGT
- a CDS encoding phenylacetate--CoA ligase, with translation MKANPEAVPRLQAISAMDFLPQAQLRALQRDRLQTIVRHTFDNVQLFRERMLERGLTPDAISSLEDIQRLPFTVKTDLRDTYPFGLFAVPMKDVVRLHASSGMTGKPIVVSYTRQDKDMWAEVMMRAFASYGVTQNDIVQNAYGYGLFTGGLGAHYGAEALGAMVIPISSGNTDRQLMTIRDFGVTVICSTPSYFLRLIERAGELGIDLMSLPLSVGVFGAEPWTEAMRKRIENGAGIKAYDIYGLSEIIGPGVGAECYCQHGLHIFEDHFYPEIIDPRTLEPLADGEEGELVFTTLTKWAMPMIRYRTRDITRIIAEPCPCGRTVRRIARISRRSDDMIIIRGVNVFPSQVEAALLAAEETLPHYQIVLTNDGTLDRMEVQVEVTPAILSDKVGALRELQERLAQSIERIVNLRIPVRLVEPNTIARSEGKARRVIDNRPK
- a CDS encoding 2-oxoacid:acceptor oxidoreductase family protein yields the protein MSRDKVTNVVFAGLGGTGVIKASDILAHAAYLEGYDVKKAEVHGMSQRGGSVRSEVRFGRRVFSPMPPAGEVEYLVLLEASQLDNNRHLLAPGGLLFAPEAMELPEGSDGLAIAQPGGKAHNVTMLGRLSVHLPLKADSWAQAIEASFPARLLDVNRKAFQVGAAHERARYGDRAAGVP
- a CDS encoding thiamine pyrophosphate-binding protein: MDAGTHPVLLSGNAAVALAALHGHVRYGSGYPGTPSTEILEQYAAAGGNASWAPNEKVALETGIGAAFAGVRAMVTMKHVGLNVAADPFFSAAYTGVEGSLVIVCADDPGMASSQNEQDSRRYAIAAGVPTLEPSDSQEAYDYMLEALRLSDAWDMPVMLRLTTRVCHSQSIVAPREPEPDPAQAHFERNIRGRVMIPGHARPAHRRLRERLRRIADWNEDTALNTEHGPGGALGIITSGVAYQHTREAAPDADLLKLAMVYPLPYERIRRFRAEHERCLVIEEGDPVLEESLLAHGIPVERRPESYRFGELNVSRVRRRLSGEPEEQQKLPPDKPPQLCLGCPHRFAFAVLRKLDCIVAGDIGCYTLAALPPLEAMDSQLCMGASIGMGLGLRYSLPEAEAKRVVSVIGDSTFFHSGLTGIAQMVYCPPPSGHVVVILDNGTTAMTGLQGHPGTGRTLRGDYTHAIAPEKVAEAMGVDHVAVVEELGDLEGALRAALDCRRLSVIVLRRSCRLLEKKQAALQQTEARAHEQG